From a single Syntrophales bacterium genomic region:
- a CDS encoding response regulator codes for MAILRVLLIDDEEELVFTLAERLILRGIEVEGVTSGADAIKRVQEKKFDVAVLDMKMPGIGGLEVMKRIRREREGIKFILMTGRGSPEEGEEGIREGAFAYLVKPINIEDLMEKMMEAVSV; via the coding sequence ATGGCAATTTTACGGGTTTTGCTGATTGACGACGAAGAAGAGTTGGTTTTTACTCTGGCAGAGCGGCTGATACTCCGTGGCATTGAGGTTGAAGGTGTAACCAGTGGAGCTGATGCCATCAAGCGCGTCCAGGAGAAAAAATTTGATGTGGCGGTTCTGGATATGAAAATGCCGGGTATAGGGGGGTTGGAGGTGATGAAAAGGATCAGGAGAGAACGGGAGGGGATAAAGTTTATCCTCATGACCGGTCGGGGATCCCCCGAGGAGGGAGAGGAGGGGATACGAGAGGGAGCCTTTGCCTATCTCGTAAAGCCAATCAACATCGAGGATTTGATGGAGAAAATGATGGAGGCGGTAAGTGTCTGA